One genomic window of Bacillota bacterium includes the following:
- a CDS encoding S-layer homology domain-containing protein, with translation MKKTIAILVTIMLILSQFSVLTVFAAGDPDTGEYADEVIRLVNEERAKAGLGALTTMENLTYAAELRSEELVEVFGHDRPDGSEWKTVLDEYEISYSIASENIAYGQKTPSAVVSAWMNSPGHRKNILNEEVNYIGVGYYLNGATPYWAQIFIGSDESDESEGPKEEKPTASAQKPKPQTESTQTDASGESGNIQAVEVTQVMGKGQSIDDGKLYYMRSFVAGKNTAVLVVLKNAVTVDPSGNTQYVTVSKDGKEIARLKPLGPAIQTNIIQFVPQNLKDVGSWAAGNYTITAVIENDKSSVDVKFEERMTMRVLAVPVKGNWGGEIKSTEGDWKTAGKFTQAVYPLKNGGLIWELAPELDLSDDKYDLTTDDGMFEVWQALADKQTRDNKYTLIVGFVRDRQGDGSLQGYTYGLPATIVTESDEDMLATVAHEIAHCYEIGDEYSGGSINMNINPAPYGMSGSDWYNSEEEITANKKFIKGESETYGEGSLVLEEQHAYEPYGRGLLGTMVSYMGSGAKQSQYWTTSALWEQLFKSFAHSGKQVLADQSQAEEKEWIDLIDISGVVYKDGSIRLDPSYQYEGLWEDVKEPTGTGYFVVLLDKEEKELQKVKFGVSFTANSNPPRSLDKAPFSVTLKYPQDTQFLELRYGTQTIYRKEISKNKPEVSFSPVTGRGELSGKQIIEWQGRDKDGDKLYYELWYSPSEDDWICLAKDITETAFEVDFDTLPGGKEAIFYLYATDGINTAYTESESFSVAYKAPEIMTEQKQPEVFKVTDEIYFEVDVYDPQDGYMYEPEGQIVWKDKKGEVVSEDYALLFYPYELSIGEHTFTMTATNSGGKTVSREYRFLIENDESALPQGWSREEFKEAMVLGLVDPELMYGYANNASKLDLAMTAVNLYLQIADVIEEVELSEEAPYADYEDKDGYAEMAVKYGFLTANDNKFEPQKPVTRSEVVDTFCKVLNLAGYRINQNENFIEKYTDIGTLTGISRANMACFNALGIIKGSGDNKLAPFDFATREQIVVIAKRVADEVSE, from the coding sequence ATGAAAAAGACAATTGCTATTCTTGTGACAATTATGCTCATATTGTCACAATTTTCAGTGCTTACAGTTTTTGCGGCAGGCGATCCTGACACAGGTGAATACGCTGACGAAGTAATACGTCTTGTCAATGAGGAACGTGCTAAAGCAGGGCTTGGAGCTTTAACCACAATGGAAAATTTAACCTACGCTGCAGAATTGCGTTCTGAAGAACTGGTGGAAGTATTTGGTCACGACCGTCCGGATGGGAGTGAATGGAAAACGGTACTGGATGAGTACGAAATTTCATATAGTATTGCCAGCGAGAATATTGCTTATGGCCAAAAAACTCCGTCAGCGGTTGTGTCCGCATGGATGAATTCACCTGGACACAGAAAGAACATATTAAATGAAGAGGTCAATTATATAGGGGTAGGCTATTATCTAAATGGCGCTACGCCGTATTGGGCGCAGATTTTTATCGGCAGTGACGAATCGGATGAATCAGAGGGACCGAAGGAAGAAAAACCAACCGCCTCTGCACAAAAACCCAAACCACAGACAGAATCAACGCAAACAGACGCATCCGGCGAATCGGGCAATATTCAAGCGGTGGAAGTTACGCAGGTTATGGGGAAAGGTCAATCTATAGACGATGGCAAGCTGTATTATATGCGTTCGTTTGTTGCAGGGAAAAATACTGCCGTATTAGTTGTACTTAAAAATGCTGTGACAGTTGATCCGTCCGGCAATACACAATATGTAACGGTATCGAAAGACGGCAAGGAAATTGCCAGATTGAAGCCGCTGGGCCCTGCCATACAAACGAATATCATCCAATTCGTGCCGCAAAACTTAAAAGATGTTGGCAGCTGGGCAGCAGGAAACTATACTATTACCGCTGTGATTGAAAATGACAAGAGCAGCGTTGATGTAAAGTTTGAAGAGCGTATGACAATGCGGGTGCTGGCTGTTCCGGTTAAAGGGAATTGGGGTGGAGAAATAAAAAGCACCGAAGGTGATTGGAAAACGGCAGGAAAATTTACCCAGGCAGTATACCCCCTCAAAAATGGCGGCCTTATCTGGGAGCTTGCGCCGGAACTTGATTTGAGCGATGACAAATATGATCTTACAACTGATGATGGCATGTTTGAAGTTTGGCAGGCCCTTGCTGACAAGCAAACACGTGACAACAAATATACACTTATCGTAGGTTTCGTCCGTGACCGGCAAGGCGATGGCAGCTTACAGGGATATACTTATGGGCTACCGGCAACCATTGTCACCGAATCCGATGAAGATATGTTGGCAACGGTTGCACATGAAATTGCTCATTGTTATGAAATCGGCGATGAATACAGTGGCGGTTCTATTAATATGAATATAAATCCCGCTCCTTATGGTATGTCCGGAAGCGACTGGTACAACAGTGAAGAGGAAATTACGGCAAATAAAAAGTTTATTAAAGGAGAATCTGAAACATACGGCGAAGGCTCGCTTGTTTTGGAAGAACAGCACGCATACGAACCTTATGGGCGCGGCCTGTTGGGCACTATGGTAAGTTACATGGGTTCCGGTGCAAAGCAGTCACAATATTGGACAACATCGGCACTTTGGGAGCAACTTTTCAAAAGCTTTGCACATAGTGGAAAACAGGTATTGGCAGACCAAAGTCAAGCCGAAGAGAAAGAATGGATCGATTTAATTGATATTTCCGGCGTAGTCTACAAGGACGGATCCATTCGTCTTGACCCGTCTTATCAATATGAAGGCTTATGGGAGGATGTGAAAGAACCAACAGGAACAGGATATTTTGTTGTCTTACTCGATAAAGAAGAAAAAGAACTTCAAAAGGTAAAGTTTGGCGTTTCGTTCACAGCAAATTCCAATCCGCCGAGAAGTCTCGATAAAGCGCCGTTTTCTGTAACTTTAAAATATCCGCAGGATACGCAGTTTTTAGAACTTCGTTATGGGACACAAACAATTTATCGTAAAGAAATATCCAAGAATAAACCGGAGGTATCGTTCTCACCGGTAACTGGCAGGGGGGAATTAAGCGGAAAACAGATTATCGAATGGCAAGGAAGAGATAAAGATGGCGACAAGCTCTATTACGAGCTCTGGTATTCACCAAGTGAAGACGACTGGATATGCCTTGCAAAAGATATTACCGAAACTGCTTTTGAGGTAGATTTCGATACGCTGCCGGGCGGGAAAGAAGCAATATTCTATCTTTACGCTACAGACGGGATCAATACGGCTTATACCGAGAGCGAAAGTTTTTCCGTTGCTTACAAAGCGCCGGAAATTATGACCGAGCAAAAACAGCCGGAAGTGTTTAAGGTGACGGATGAAATTTACTTTGAAGTAGACGTGTATGACCCCCAGGATGGCTATATGTATGAACCTGAAGGACAAATTGTCTGGAAGGATAAAAAAGGTGAAGTTGTATCTGAAGATTATGCTTTGCTATTTTACCCTTATGAGCTTTCAATCGGTGAGCACACATTTACAATGACTGCAACCAATTCCGGAGGGAAAACGGTTTCACGCGAATACAGGTTTTTGATTGAAAATGATGAGTCCGCTTTGCCTCAGGGTTGGTCGAGAGAAGAGTTTAAAGAAGCAATGGTGCTGGGTTTAGTTGACCCTGAACTTATGTATGGTTATGCGAATAATGCAAGTAAGTTGGACCTTGCCATGACTGCCGTCAATCTGTATCTTCAAATTGCTGATGTGATTGAAGAAGTAGAACTCAGTGAAGAAGCGCCATATGCTGATTATGAAGACAAGGACGGCTATGCCGAAATGGCGGTAAAGTATGGTTTTCTTACTGCAAATGACAATAAGTTTGAACCTCAAAAGCCTGTAACCCGTTCCGAAGTAGTGGATACTTTCTGCAAGGTACTCAATTTAGCAGGATATAGAATCAATCAAAACGAGAATTTTATTGAAAAATATACCGATATTGGAACATTAACCGGGATTTCAAGGGCAAATATGGCATGTTTTAATGCGCTTGGTATCATAAAAGGGAGTGGAGATAATAAACTTGCACCATTTGATTTTGCTACGCGTGAACAAATTGTCGTGATAGCAAAAAGGGTTGCTGATGAAGTGTCAGAGTAA
- a CDS encoding AAA family ATPase, with amino-acid sequence MFVLPDYIICEQIHENSRINIYRGYTARHRVPVIIKALKKEAANSIGISRLIHEYEITRNLNIEGIIKAIRLEQAGSFFALIMEDIGAVSLRKYMQDHPVSLQNFLDIAVHLTEVLGRLHQKGIIHRDLKPENILIHPSMGKVYIIDFSSAELFPAESKNTLLSNNPAGTLEYMSPEQTGRLNIGIDQRSDLYSLGVIFYEIMTDQLPLQAEKPAEWIHAHLTRKPEPPDKINPDIPSVISDIIMKLLAKGAEERYQSAYGLLWDLKECKRQLIQTGRIEPFSIGRMDVSARFQLPRKLYGREREKEALKAAFDRVCEGQAETILVSGYPGVGKTMLINESLKPIVMEKGYFIMGKFDQLRQNIPYAPFAAAFGNLVKQLMTESQKELDRWKKRILCALGRNGAVVTEIIPELEWIIGKQIPVDVLSPKETENRFLLVFRDFVRAFARREHPLVLFLDDLQWSDPASVHLLKYLNQDANLHFLLFIGAFRENEVNGDHPLAEMLEESRKGKPHEKHISLLPMERNQVEKLVAETLHAESENTAALAEVLYRKSGGNPFFLGQLLTLIHDEGFLYFNTQEGCWKWELEAIQKLQPGEDVLETLLKKLQRLPEETREIMKLAACIGNRFDLETLAAVSGKSLEETASCLMPSILEGLVLTAVNQKKNLTSAYPETMLSVFEFLHDRVQQAVYSLIPENEKKEKHIVIGRLLLQNTVRSSPEEKILSIMDHFNRSLELIYDPVERMELAGYNLMAGRKAKVSAAYASALQYFRSGRALLPDAAWEHAYSLSYDLHLELAQAEYLSGNVKAAEELFDAVIEKAGTELERAGVYGLKVILYAGMGKYAEAVRTGIHALENLGVKLPVHPKKLDYARELLLYKWYMRNKKIEDLIHLPEMKDPVQRKIAELLTRLSSVTMTSYPDLYSFIILKTGNHAVRHGNTEMTSVGYFGYSITAGSILGDYEAGDRYGRVCIHLVEKYDRSSSKCIIYFVIGAFISHWTRHAALGLEYLEKAARSGMEAGDVLIIGYAHCLILEIRYLLGISLGEIAEEIRKKHEIARRLKHDNLAINAAIYEKVISALRGRKADSLASGAAEFQKDEFLQLAQKDQSSLATYYFYKMQLCYMAGNYRDALSAAQKIEPLTGAILGFMISAEYNFYHSLTIMALYGELSFKDRKRHWKTLKKNQRQMKKWLEACKENFEHKFLLVAAETARLRNRREEAMSLYDRAIRSARENGYIQNEALANELAARFYLFQGLRKIARTYMMDACSGYNRWGAFAKVKELQNRYPELLDGIDFEKQKNDTAQVFENILSISTTSDSETAGSLDMYFIDKAVENISKETDINKLLESFLDIAVQSIGADRGYLILEKNGELFIEAAKDSNCSVTVVKTVPVEESHKLSKAIVRYVARTLETIVLNCGEQNGIFASDPYIAKSDLRSVACLPLLFQGIPFGVLYFENSLLPGVFTPDRLEALKLLSTQVACVKKLQSYLEENTVKAEEEAYPYLIDPLTERETEVLNLIVEGMSNKEIADRLEITINTVKGYIKNIYEKLGVNRRVQVVTRAKELKILKNK; translated from the coding sequence ATGTTTGTTTTACCGGATTATATAATTTGTGAACAAATCCATGAAAATAGCAGAATAAATATATACAGAGGATATACAGCCAGGCACCGGGTGCCGGTTATCATAAAGGCGCTAAAAAAAGAAGCAGCCAACTCGATTGGAATATCAAGGCTCATACATGAGTACGAAATTACCCGGAATCTTAATATCGAAGGCATTATTAAGGCCATAAGATTGGAACAGGCAGGGTCATTCTTTGCCCTGATCATGGAAGATATCGGGGCTGTATCCTTGAGAAAATACATGCAGGACCATCCAGTGAGCCTGCAGAACTTTCTTGATATTGCTGTCCATCTTACAGAAGTTCTTGGCCGACTTCATCAAAAAGGTATAATCCATAGGGATTTGAAACCGGAAAATATTCTCATACATCCCAGTATGGGAAAAGTATATATTATTGATTTCAGCAGCGCCGAACTTTTTCCTGCGGAAAGTAAAAATACCCTGCTTTCAAATAATCCGGCAGGGACCCTGGAGTATATGTCTCCGGAACAAACAGGCCGGTTGAATATAGGGATTGACCAACGCAGTGACCTTTATTCTCTGGGGGTAATATTTTATGAGATAATGACCGACCAGCTTCCTTTGCAGGCTGAAAAACCTGCTGAGTGGATACATGCCCATTTAACCCGGAAACCGGAACCGCCGGATAAAATCAACCCTGATATTCCTTCCGTTATATCCGATATCATTATGAAACTATTGGCAAAGGGTGCTGAAGAGAGATACCAGAGTGCCTATGGGCTTTTGTGGGATCTTAAAGAATGTAAGAGACAGCTGATTCAAACAGGAAGGATTGAGCCTTTTTCCATAGGACGGATGGACGTATCCGCACGTTTCCAGCTGCCCCGTAAGCTCTATGGAAGAGAAAGGGAGAAGGAAGCTTTAAAAGCTGCTTTTGACCGTGTATGTGAAGGTCAGGCCGAGACAATACTGGTAAGCGGATATCCGGGTGTAGGCAAAACAATGTTGATAAATGAAAGCCTGAAGCCCATTGTGATGGAAAAAGGCTATTTCATCATGGGGAAATTTGACCAGCTCAGGCAAAACATTCCTTATGCTCCCTTCGCGGCTGCCTTTGGGAATCTGGTAAAACAGCTGATGACCGAAAGTCAGAAAGAGCTGGACCGGTGGAAGAAAAGAATTTTGTGTGCTCTTGGCCGGAACGGTGCAGTGGTCACCGAGATCATTCCGGAACTGGAATGGATCATCGGAAAGCAGATTCCTGTGGATGTGCTGTCCCCGAAAGAGACTGAAAACCGTTTCCTGCTGGTATTCAGAGATTTTGTCAGGGCATTTGCCCGGAGAGAGCATCCGCTGGTGCTGTTTCTAGACGACCTGCAGTGGTCGGACCCTGCTTCGGTACACTTACTGAAGTATTTGAACCAGGATGCAAACCTTCACTTTTTGCTTTTCATCGGAGCTTTCCGAGAAAATGAGGTGAATGGGGATCACCCGCTGGCGGAAATGCTGGAAGAAAGCCGTAAAGGGAAGCCCCATGAGAAGCATATTTCCCTGCTGCCCATGGAAAGAAACCAGGTTGAGAAACTGGTAGCTGAAACGCTGCACGCTGAGTCGGAAAATACGGCTGCCCTGGCGGAGGTATTGTACCGTAAATCCGGGGGCAATCCCTTTTTCCTGGGGCAGTTGCTCACTCTGATACATGACGAAGGATTTCTATATTTCAATACACAGGAAGGCTGCTGGAAGTGGGAACTGGAAGCTATCCAAAAGCTGCAGCCGGGAGAGGATGTGCTGGAAACTCTCCTGAAAAAGCTGCAAAGGCTTCCGGAGGAGACCCGGGAGATCATGAAGCTGGCGGCCTGCATTGGAAACAGATTTGACCTGGAAACACTGGCTGCTGTGAGCGGCAAGTCTTTGGAGGAGACAGCCTCCTGCCTGATGCCGTCGATCCTTGAAGGGCTTGTCCTGACAGCGGTAAATCAAAAGAAAAACCTGACTTCAGCTTATCCGGAGACCATGCTCTCTGTATTTGAATTCCTGCATGACCGGGTACAGCAGGCTGTCTATTCCCTCATTCCGGAAAATGAGAAGAAAGAGAAGCACATTGTCATCGGTCGTCTGCTTTTACAGAATACGGTCCGCAGCAGTCCGGAAGAGAAGATACTGTCCATCATGGACCATTTCAACCGCAGCCTGGAACTGATTTATGACCCTGTAGAGAGGATGGAGCTGGCAGGATATAACCTGATGGCGGGACGGAAGGCTAAAGTCTCGGCGGCGTATGCTTCGGCCCTGCAATATTTCAGATCCGGAAGGGCACTGCTGCCAGACGCCGCATGGGAGCATGCCTATAGTCTCAGCTATGACCTGCACCTGGAGCTTGCCCAGGCGGAATATCTATCTGGCAATGTGAAAGCTGCCGAAGAACTATTTGACGCTGTCATCGAGAAGGCCGGAACTGAACTGGAGCGGGCAGGCGTATACGGCTTGAAGGTGATATTATATGCTGGCATGGGGAAATATGCCGAAGCGGTCCGGACGGGTATCCACGCTCTGGAGAATTTGGGAGTCAAGCTGCCTGTCCACCCCAAAAAACTGGATTATGCAAGGGAACTGCTGCTATATAAATGGTACATGCGGAATAAAAAAATTGAAGATCTGATCCATCTGCCTGAGATGAAGGATCCGGTACAGAGGAAGATTGCAGAGCTCTTGACCCGTCTGTCCTCCGTAACAATGACCAGCTATCCGGATTTATACAGCTTTATTATTCTGAAAACCGGCAATCATGCCGTCCGGCATGGAAATACCGAAATGACTTCCGTCGGATACTTCGGGTACAGCATTACTGCCGGAAGCATTCTGGGAGATTATGAAGCAGGGGATAGGTATGGAAGGGTATGCATCCATCTGGTGGAAAAGTATGACCGGAGTTCTTCCAAATGCATCATATATTTTGTCATCGGAGCGTTTATTTCCCATTGGACCCGGCACGCGGCCTTAGGGCTGGAGTACCTCGAAAAGGCTGCCCGCAGCGGGATGGAAGCCGGGGATGTACTGATTATTGGTTATGCACATTGTCTTATTCTTGAAATCCGGTATCTTCTAGGTATTTCCCTGGGGGAAATTGCAGAGGAGATCCGGAAAAAACATGAGATTGCAAGAAGGCTAAAGCATGACAACCTTGCTATCAATGCGGCAATTTACGAAAAGGTTATATCGGCGCTGCGGGGACGAAAGGCAGATTCACTGGCATCCGGTGCAGCAGAGTTTCAAAAGGATGAGTTTCTACAACTGGCACAGAAGGATCAATCTTCCCTGGCAACCTATTATTTTTACAAAATGCAGTTGTGCTACATGGCAGGAAATTACAGGGATGCCCTGTCTGCCGCACAAAAGATAGAGCCTCTAACCGGGGCTATTCTTGGCTTTATGATCAGCGCCGAATACAATTTTTATCATTCTCTGACTATAATGGCTCTTTATGGGGAACTGTCCTTTAAGGACAGGAAGCGTCACTGGAAAACACTGAAAAAAAACCAGCGGCAGATGAAAAAATGGTTGGAGGCCTGCAAGGAGAACTTTGAACACAAATTCCTGCTGGTTGCCGCCGAAACAGCGCGCCTGCGGAACAGAAGGGAGGAAGCCATGTCGCTTTATGACCGGGCCATTCGATCAGCCCGGGAAAACGGCTATATACAAAACGAAGCCCTTGCCAATGAACTGGCGGCAAGGTTTTATCTGTTCCAGGGTCTGAGGAAAATAGCAAGGACTTATATGATGGACGCCTGTAGCGGATACAATAGATGGGGAGCTTTTGCAAAAGTTAAAGAACTTCAGAACCGATATCCCGAACTTTTGGACGGAATAGATTTCGAAAAGCAAAAGAATGATACTGCTCAAGTATTTGAAAATATACTAAGTATTTCTACGACAAGCGACAGTGAAACGGCAGGCAGCCTGGATATGTATTTTATAGATAAAGCGGTAGAAAATATTTCTAAAGAGACTGACATAAATAAGCTGCTCGAAAGCTTTTTAGATATAGCAGTCCAAAGCATCGGTGCAGACAGGGGGTATTTAATACTTGAAAAAAATGGAGAGTTGTTTATCGAAGCTGCAAAAGATAGTAACTGCAGTGTAACGGTCGTAAAAACCGTCCCAGTGGAAGAAAGTCATAAACTTTCAAAGGCAATAGTACGGTATGTCGCCCGAACCCTTGAGACTATAGTTTTAAATTGTGGAGAGCAGAATGGAATCTTTGCCAGTGACCCTTATATAGCAAAATCGGATTTAAGGTCGGTAGCCTGTCTGCCTTTATTGTTTCAGGGAATACCGTTTGGTGTGCTTTACTTTGAAAACAGCCTTCTACCCGGGGTATTTACACCTGATCGGCTTGAGGCGTTGAAGCTATTATCCACCCAGGTAGCCTGTGTTAAAAAACTGCAATCGTATCTGGAGGAAAATACTGTAAAGGCCGAAGAGGAAGCATACCCCTATCTTATTGATCCTCTCACTGAACGGGAGACAGAGGTGCTCAATCTCATCGTAGAGGGAATGTCCAATAAGGAAATTGCCGATAGGTTGGAGATCACCATAAATACAGTTAAGGGCTATATAAAGAATATATATGAAAAACTGGGAGTAAACAGGAGGGTACAGGTCGTAACCAGGGCAAAGGAACTTAAGATATTGAAAAATAAGTAG